In Bacillus sp. NP247, one DNA window encodes the following:
- a CDS encoding aromatic amino acid transport family protein, with translation MNGNTAKKIEFQAENTAVKNEEYLDPKKWHKQDTTWALSLFGTAIGAGVLFLPINAGSGGLLSLLLITLLAYPVMYYSHRALAKMIYASNSADQGITGTIREYFGNKASIIFNIVYFGSIYTIVLMYSVALTNTASSFIVHQLHMPEPPRAILSLVLVLGLIAILNFGQDITVKIMSMLVYPFIASLLFIAISLIPQWNTSMLSFSSVSTASTGTGYFGTILMILPIIVFSFNHSPMISSFVVKQRATYGIEATDAKCAQIQKVCYIMTFVVVMFFVWSSTLSLTPEDLKMAKEQNLSILSYLANELNSPVITIAAPIIAFVAITKSFLGHYIGAYEVMRDVIIKFGKTRGKAIEEKTVKTMILSFVVLTCWYVAYANPSILGIIDSLSGPLVAAILCLLPMYAIRKVPVLAKYRGKMSNVFVIIVGILTVLASIKSLF, from the coding sequence ATGAATGGGAATACTGCAAAAAAAATAGAATTTCAAGCTGAAAATACTGCAGTGAAAAATGAGGAATATCTAGATCCTAAAAAGTGGCATAAACAAGATACTACCTGGGCATTGAGCCTTTTTGGAACAGCAATTGGAGCAGGAGTACTCTTTCTACCTATTAATGCAGGTTCAGGTGGCTTATTATCATTACTGCTAATTACATTGCTTGCATATCCAGTTATGTATTACTCACATAGGGCGCTTGCTAAAATGATATACGCTTCTAATTCTGCTGATCAGGGGATTACAGGTACAATTAGAGAGTATTTTGGAAATAAGGCAAGTATCATTTTTAACATAGTATATTTCGGCTCAATTTATACAATCGTACTGATGTATTCGGTTGCGCTTACAAATACTGCAAGTAGTTTTATCGTGCATCAATTGCACATGCCGGAGCCTCCAAGGGCCATTTTATCGCTTGTATTAGTGCTTGGTCTTATCGCTATACTAAATTTTGGTCAAGATATTACTGTAAAGATCATGAGTATGCTAGTGTATCCTTTCATAGCTTCTTTACTTTTTATCGCAATATCTTTGATCCCGCAGTGGAATACGTCAATGCTTAGTTTTTCAAGTGTTTCTACTGCTTCAACAGGAACAGGATATTTTGGAACGATATTGATGATACTACCAATCATCGTATTCTCATTTAATCATTCACCTATGATTTCATCATTCGTTGTGAAACAGAGGGCTACGTATGGAATAGAAGCTACTGATGCCAAATGTGCACAAATACAAAAGGTTTGTTATATCATGACATTCGTGGTTGTTATGTTCTTCGTCTGGAGCAGTACATTGAGTTTGACTCCAGAGGATCTTAAAATGGCAAAAGAGCAAAACTTATCGATCCTTTCATATCTTGCTAATGAGCTTAATTCGCCTGTAATCACTATTGCAGCGCCTATCATTGCTTTTGTGGCTATTACAAAGTCTTTCCTTGGCCATTATATAGGGGCATATGAGGTAATGCGTGACGTAATTATCAAGTTTGGTAAAACACGCGGAAAAGCTATCGAAGAAAAAACAGTTAAGACAATGATTCTTTCTTTTGTCGTATTAACATGCTGGTATGTTGCTTATGCAAATCCAAGTATTCTTGGAATCATTGATTCCCTTAGCGGTCCGTTAGTTGCTGCGATCTTATGTCTATTACCAATGTATGCGATTCGTAAAGTACCAGTACTGGCTAAATACAGAGGGAAAATGAGCAATGTATTTGTCATTATTGTAGGTATACTTACTGTCCTAGCAAGTATTAAGTCATTATTCTAA
- a CDS encoding ABC transporter permease: MKSKTGVLLGRLMRNIMRSPDTIITVAITPIMMMLLFVYVFGGAIETGTDNYVNYLLPGILLMAIASGVAYTSVRLFTDVKSGLMARFITMPIKRSSVLWAHVLTSLVANVLTIVAVILVALLMGFRSSANILDWLAVAGILGMFTLALTWLAIIPGLTAKSMEGATAYSYPLIFLPFISSAFVPTETMPKIVRAFAENQPVTSIVNAIRALLYEGTVGNDIWIALAWCVGIMVIAYFFAGKAFKRQLG; encoded by the coding sequence ATGAAGAGCAAAACAGGGGTATTACTAGGGCGCTTAATGCGCAACATTATGCGTAGTCCAGATACGATTATTACGGTAGCTATTACACCGATTATGATGATGTTGTTGTTTGTCTACGTATTTGGTGGTGCCATAGAGACAGGAACGGACAACTACGTCAATTATTTATTGCCGGGAATCTTGCTGATGGCTATCGCATCCGGTGTCGCTTACACTTCCGTGCGGTTGTTTACGGATGTAAAGAGTGGGCTGATGGCACGTTTCATTACTATGCCCATCAAGCGTTCGTCGGTATTATGGGCTCACGTATTAACATCACTTGTTGCTAATGTGCTTACTATCGTGGCGGTTATCCTTGTTGCGCTCTTAATGGGCTTCCGTTCCAGCGCTAATATTCTGGATTGGCTTGCGGTAGCTGGAATACTTGGGATGTTTACGCTGGCGCTAACATGGCTGGCTATCATTCCTGGTTTGACAGCGAAGTCTATGGAAGGGGCGACAGCCTACTCGTACCCGCTGATTTTTCTGCCCTTTATTAGTTCGGCCTTTGTTCCTACCGAAACGATGCCAAAAATTGTTCGTGCGTTCGCTGAGAACCAGCCTGTGACTTCAATCGTGAATGCGATTCGTGCCCTCTTATATGAAGGGACTGTTGGCAACGATATTTGGATCGCACTTGCTTGGTGCGTTGGCATTATGGTTATCGCTTACTTCTTCGCCGGTAAAGCATTTAAACGTCAGTTAGGGTAA
- a CDS encoding ABC transporter ATP-binding protein, which produces MSNAAISVKGLKKSFKDKEVLKGVDFEVQRGEIFALLGSNGAGKTTTVNILSTLMKQDGGEVGICGFDVQHQPDHVRQSISLTGQFAALDGMLSGRENLIMIAKLRGVSSPAQVADNLLARFSLTDAANQRADQYSGGMKRRLDIAMSLIGTPAVIFLDEPTTGLDPEARIEVWDTVKELAGGGTTILLTTQYLEEAEQLADRIAILHGGKIITTGTLTELKEMFPPAKVEYIEKQPTLEEIFLAIIGKKEEM; this is translated from the coding sequence ATGAGCAATGCAGCGATTTCTGTAAAAGGTTTAAAAAAATCTTTTAAAGACAAGGAAGTTTTAAAAGGGGTGGATTTTGAGGTGCAGCGTGGCGAAATCTTCGCGCTGCTGGGCTCAAATGGAGCGGGCAAGACGACGACGGTCAATATCCTTTCGACGCTGATGAAGCAAGATGGTGGTGAAGTAGGTATTTGTGGTTTTGACGTCCAGCATCAACCGGATCATGTCCGTCAAAGCATCAGTCTGACAGGACAGTTCGCAGCTTTAGACGGTATGCTCTCTGGGAGAGAAAACTTGATAATGATCGCCAAGTTGCGTGGAGTTTCTAGTCCCGCTCAAGTTGCCGATAATTTGCTTGCAAGGTTTAGTCTGACCGATGCAGCCAACCAGAGGGCAGACCAGTATTCGGGAGGGATGAAGCGCCGGCTTGATATCGCCATGAGCTTGATCGGGACACCAGCAGTCATTTTTCTCGACGAACCAACGACAGGCCTTGACCCTGAAGCGCGTATTGAAGTGTGGGATACAGTCAAGGAACTTGCCGGCGGTGGCACAACGATCTTGCTGACGACTCAGTACTTGGAGGAAGCAGAACAACTGGCTGACCGTATTGCTATCTTGCATGGCGGAAAAATTATCACGACTGGTACTCTTACTGAACTTAAAGAGATGTTCCCGCCAGCAAAAGTGGAGTATATCGAGAAGCAGCCGACATTGGAAGAAATTTTCCTTGCGATCATCGGCAAAAAGGAGGAGATGTAA
- a CDS encoding DUF1048 domain-containing protein — translation MLEMFKKLIGDKKEYKMMMARVGALPEDYQFVFKKIQNYMWNFSAGNGMDMLHIQYELIDLFEAGAAEGRQVLEITGEDVASFADELVANAKTYVSKYREDLNESIMKQLRKK, via the coding sequence ATGTTAGAAATGTTCAAAAAATTAATTGGTGATAAAAAAGAGTACAAAATGATGATGGCACGAGTTGGGGCTCTGCCAGAGGACTACCAGTTTGTATTTAAGAAAATTCAAAACTACATGTGGAATTTTTCAGCGGGCAACGGGATGGATATGCTGCACATTCAGTATGAATTAATCGATTTGTTTGAAGCTGGTGCGGCGGAAGGCAGACAAGTGCTTGAAATCACTGGGGAGGACGTGGCATCTTTTGCTGACGAATTAGTGGCAAACGCTAAAACGTATGTCTCCAAGTATCGTGAAGATTTGAACGAGAGTATCATGAAGCAATTGAGAAAAAAATAA
- a CDS encoding PadR family transcriptional regulator: protein MENLTEMLKGSLEGCVLEIISRRETYGYEITRHLNDLGFTEVVEGTVYTILVRLEKKKLVNIEKKPSDMGPPRKFYSLNDDGRQELELFWEKWDFVSSKINVLKSN, encoded by the coding sequence ATGGAAAATTTAACTGAAATGCTGAAAGGTTCGCTAGAAGGGTGTGTGCTGGAAATCATCAGCCGCCGTGAAACATATGGCTATGAGATTACCCGCCACCTGAATGATCTTGGGTTTACCGAAGTCGTAGAGGGAACGGTGTATACTATCCTCGTACGATTAGAAAAGAAAAAGCTTGTGAATATTGAAAAGAAACCGTCAGATATGGGACCGCCTCGTAAGTTTTATTCGTTAAATGATGATGGCCGCCAGGAGCTTGAATTGTTTTGGGAAAAATGGGATTTTGTATCGTCAAAAATTAACGTCTTGAAGTCAAACTAG
- a CDS encoding condensation domain-containing protein translates to MEQRKYSVTSQDRMNYVLGLYSADQQINAVLYFPVGISKEILEESVRITLQLQPVLNSRFVENDLPYWEEHASGSNSPICFFAEGNNQELEMMAIDFIKEPGDRIQGPMVQTKLLRGTTTDMLVVKLSHLCSDGAGVKEYINLLGTIYTQLSLGRSKNQIIKEFGEGNKSFRDQSHVFKYAGISDIKSAYRPNQEQQASLWSFPSQPNKNKFPQMSVRRLSHEQTLRLTQWTKVQKATLNDVIMTAYFRALSHFTVYAEPRTTEKMIGLTIDLRRYLPNYTTGAICNLSGMEMPVIKMEDDETFNQTLVRVKQSMDKIKSQNPGLSSAAGMELLAGMKLSTVKEMYNQQYEQAVQMGMALPLLTNFGVIADEPIQFGEIQAEDGYMTSPIMYAPFFLMGASSYNGRLTFTIGYHAPDTSKEKVDKFLESVVNQLS, encoded by the coding sequence ATGGAGCAAAGAAAGTATTCAGTAACATCACAAGATCGAATGAATTATGTATTAGGTCTTTATTCTGCAGATCAACAAATTAATGCAGTTCTTTATTTTCCTGTAGGTATATCAAAGGAAATACTTGAAGAATCAGTAAGGATAACGTTACAATTACAGCCAGTTTTGAACAGCCGGTTTGTAGAAAATGATCTTCCTTACTGGGAGGAACATGCATCTGGCAGTAACTCACCTATTTGCTTTTTTGCAGAAGGAAATAATCAAGAACTTGAAATGATGGCAATAGATTTTATTAAGGAACCTGGTGATCGTATTCAGGGACCTATGGTTCAAACAAAATTATTACGAGGTACTACAACAGATATGTTAGTTGTGAAATTATCTCATCTATGTTCAGATGGTGCAGGAGTCAAGGAATATATTAATTTACTTGGAACAATTTATACTCAGCTTTCCTTGGGACGATCTAAGAATCAAATTATAAAGGAATTTGGTGAGGGAAATAAGAGTTTTCGAGATCAATCACATGTATTCAAATATGCTGGAATATCGGACATAAAAAGTGCGTATCGTCCTAACCAAGAACAACAGGCATCGTTATGGTCTTTTCCATCTCAACCTAACAAAAATAAATTCCCCCAAATGTCCGTACGGCGATTGAGTCATGAGCAAACTCTACGTCTAACCCAATGGACAAAAGTACAAAAGGCTACCTTGAATGATGTAATCATGACTGCATACTTCCGAGCTTTATCACATTTCACTGTGTATGCAGAACCCCGCACCACAGAAAAAATGATCGGTTTGACAATTGATTTACGTCGATATCTGCCTAATTATACAACTGGTGCTATTTGCAACTTATCTGGTATGGAAATGCCAGTGATTAAAATGGAAGACGATGAAACATTTAATCAGACTCTTGTTCGAGTTAAACAGTCAATGGATAAAATAAAGTCTCAAAATCCAGGTCTTTCTTCAGCAGCAGGAATGGAGTTGCTGGCAGGTATGAAGCTATCTACGGTGAAGGAAATGTATAATCAGCAATACGAACAGGCTGTACAGATGGGGATGGCGCTGCCGTTACTGACAAATTTCGGAGTAATTGCTGATGAACCTATTCAGTTTGGTGAAATCCAAGCTGAGGACGGGTATATGACATCACCCATTATGTATGCACCATTCTTTTTAATGGGAGCAAGTTCTTATAATGGAAGACTTACATTTACAATTGGTTATCATGCGCCGGATACATCAAAAGAAAAGGTAGACAAATTTTTAGAAAGCGTTGTGAATCAACTATCATAA
- the hcp gene encoding hydroxylamine reductase gives MFCYQCEQTPTGGCKVMGVCGKNETIASLQDTIVFGLKGIAAYRTHAAQLGYTDAFVDATTQEALYMTLTNSNFNEQEHIDMAMKVGKSALRVMELLDEAHTNHFGVPEPVQITQNRVEGKAIVVTGHNLFALEELLKQTEGKDINIYTHSEMLPAHGYPQLKKYKHLKGNIGKAWYDQRRLFEKFTGAILATTNCVMPIKGSYADRFFSYDIAGLEGVQKIENDDFTPLIQKTLELPEVHMESDEQLVTGFHHNTVLSLAAEIIDAVKEGKIKRFFVIAGCDAPGKGGEYYRELATSLPPETVILTTSCGKFRFNDVDYGVVPGTEIPRYIDLGQCNNSISTVKIAATLADAFQCEVNELPVSIVLSWFEQKAVAILLGLFSLGIQDIRIGPKAPEFISPGVLDVLQETFGLKLITNAAEDMAMMLS, from the coding sequence ATGTTTTGTTATCAATGTGAACAAACGCCAACAGGCGGATGTAAAGTAATGGGTGTTTGTGGCAAGAATGAAACGATTGCGAGTTTACAAGATACGATTGTGTTTGGGCTAAAAGGAATTGCAGCTTATCGCACACATGCTGCTCAGCTAGGGTATACGGATGCATTTGTAGATGCTACAACACAAGAAGCTTTATATATGACATTAACAAATTCTAACTTTAACGAACAAGAGCATATTGATATGGCTATGAAAGTGGGGAAATCAGCTTTACGGGTAATGGAATTATTAGATGAGGCACATACGAATCATTTTGGTGTGCCAGAGCCTGTACAAATTACACAAAATCGTGTAGAAGGTAAAGCAATTGTAGTTACGGGCCATAATTTATTTGCACTAGAAGAACTATTAAAGCAAACAGAAGGAAAAGACATTAATATTTATACACATTCTGAAATGCTACCAGCACACGGATATCCGCAGCTGAAAAAATATAAACATTTAAAAGGAAACATCGGCAAGGCATGGTATGATCAAAGACGCCTTTTTGAAAAATTTACTGGTGCCATATTAGCTACAACGAACTGTGTTATGCCAATTAAAGGATCGTACGCTGATCGATTCTTTTCATATGATATTGCAGGTTTAGAGGGTGTACAAAAAATTGAAAATGATGATTTTACGCCATTAATTCAAAAAACGCTAGAACTTCCAGAAGTACATATGGAGTCGGATGAACAGTTAGTGACAGGGTTTCATCATAATACAGTATTATCATTAGCTGCAGAAATTATTGACGCAGTAAAAGAAGGGAAAATAAAGCGTTTCTTTGTTATCGCCGGTTGTGATGCACCGGGAAAAGGCGGAGAATATTATCGTGAATTAGCAACGTCACTTCCGCCAGAAACGGTTATTTTAACAACTTCTTGCGGGAAATTCCGCTTTAATGATGTGGATTACGGTGTTGTACCTGGTACGGAAATTCCGCGTTACATTGATTTAGGACAGTGCAATAATTCAATTTCTACAGTGAAAATAGCGGCTACTTTAGCTGATGCTTTTCAATGTGAAGTGAATGAATTGCCAGTAAGTATTGTCCTATCATGGTTTGAACAAAAAGCAGTTGCCATTTTACTCGGGCTATTTAGTCTTGGGATTCAAGATATTCGCATCGGTCCAAAGGCTCCTGAATTTATTTCACCTGGCGTGCTTGATGTATTACAAGAAACATTTGGTTTAAAACTAATTACAAATGCAGCAGAAGATATGGCTATGATGTTATCGTAA